The following proteins come from a genomic window of Crassostrea angulata isolate pt1a10 chromosome 1, ASM2561291v2, whole genome shotgun sequence:
- the LOC128180733 gene encoding LOW QUALITY PROTEIN: THAP domain-containing protein 1-like (The sequence of the model RefSeq protein was modified relative to this genomic sequence to represent the inferred CDS: substituted 1 base at 1 genomic stop codon), translated as MVVSCCVIGCVNRFNKSDPRSFYRIPKNPEMRRRLWIDAIRRQDTGKHWEPADLDRVCHLHFVTGKKSNDQSSPEYVSSVHMGXIKGNQINPEQRKAKHFRAEKRESERGYHEVASALLDLSSLENISQPDLDSNLPDPSSLHDDCLKKIAGLQVENRQLYSELERPQSENKVL; from the exons ATGGTTGTATCGTGTTGCGTAATCGGATGTGTCAATAGGTTTAATAAAAGTGACCCAAGGAGCTTTTATCGTATTCCTAAAAATCCTGAAATGAGAAGACGGCTTTGGATAGATGCTATTCGACGTCAAGATACCGGCAAGCATTGGGAACCAGCGGACCTCGACCGTGTTTGCCACCTTCATTTCGTAACCG GCAAAAAGAGCAATGATCAGTCATCCCCTGAATATGTTTCATCGGTTCATATGGGTTAAATTAAAGGTAACCAGATTAACCCAGAACAGCGGAAAGCGAAACACTTTAGAGCTGAGAAGCGTGAATCAGAAAGAGGGTATCATGAAGTAGCCTCAGCACTTTTGGATTTATCCTCCCTAGAGAACATCAGTCAACCAGATTTAGACTCAAACCTACCAG ATCCATCCTCTCTACACGACGATTGCTTAAAGAAGATAGCAGGGCTCCAAGTAGAAAACAGACAGCTGTATTCGGAATTGGAGAGACCTCAGTCAGAGAACAAGGTTCTTTAA
- the LOC128180666 gene encoding uncharacterized protein LOC128180666: protein MTNSKAFAFMWISIRTLEYINIVHGINPCAESFGPSKLHVFQDETTACFWLSFTAKNFTEHQASCRALNGYLAYIPDVDIFSTVRFLLDIYGGAYEEYYLGMTETSGNLLTLEGLPVNFQNFASTQPSSASETCITIYGSSGIYYDTACNSNHFGVCSTIPNSAGVQGTHMQENPPKTTTESPPGNSCPCHCSKIYHPNLNINLTAEEKEEINEMKKNLTVEKSTLSSTIRKFTCAEDDRSSSQTIGVLGACFLAVTFGLVIIVDSIRVINFLSCTRK, encoded by the exons ATGACCAATTCAAAGGCTTTTGCGTTTATGTGGATATCCATACGGACCTTGGAATACATTAATATAGTTCACG GGATTAACCCATGTGCTGAATCGTTCGGACCCAGCAAACTTCACGTGTTTCAAGATGAAACAACAGCCTGCTTTTGGTTATCATTTACTGCAAAGAATTTCACAGAACACCAAGCCAGCTGCCGTGCATTAAATGGTTATCTAGCTTACATTCCTGACGTGGACATTTTCTCTACGGTCCGATTTCTGTTAGATATATATGG AGGCGCTTATGAGGAATATTACTTAGGCATGACAGAAACTAGTGGCAACCTGTTGACGTTAGAGGGTCTCcctgtaaattttcaaaattttgcaaGTACACAGCCCAGCAGTGCATCAGAAACTTGCATTACTATATACGGGAGCTCTGGAATCTACTACGATACAGCGTGCAATTCTAACCACTTTGGAGTATGTTCAACTATTCCGAATTCCGCAGGAGTTCAGGGAACACATATGCAAG AAAATCCCCCCAAGACAACCACAGAGTCTCCCCCTGGTAACAGCTGCCCCTGTCATTGTTCTAAAATCTACCATCCGAATCTGAACATCAATCTAACGGCTGAGGAGAAAGAGGAAATAAACgaaatgaagaaaaatcttACTGTGGAGAAATCCACCCTCTCGAGTACTATACGCAAGTTCACTTGTGCCGAGGATGACCGCTCGTCCTCGCAGACGATTGGAGTACTCGGCGCATGCTTCCTGGCTGTGACCTTTGGATTAGTGATTATAGTAGACTCCATCAGAGTGATTAACTTTTTAAGCTGTACCAGGAAATAG